From a region of the Chitinophaga caseinilytica genome:
- the serA gene encoding phosphoglycerate dehydrogenase, producing MSQKKLTSYPKEKINILLLENISDAAVAEFKEAGYVNTRKVTGALSEEDLIREVKDVHLLGIRSKTQVTAKVLEAAKKLQGIGCFCIGTNQVDLKSATEHGVAVFNAPYSNTRSVAELVIGLSILLIRRIPDKNAAAHKGIWMKEATGSYELRGKTIGIVGYGNIGSQVSVLAEALGMNVLYYDVETKLPLGNATQIRTIKDLFSQSDIISLHVPSNRSTADMINKETLKHVKKGAIFLNYARGEVVVLEDLRDALEKGQLSGAAVDVFPVEPEKNGAAFTTPLQGLANVILTPHIGGSTEEAQHNIGLDVSSKMLNYLEKGASFGSHTVPALSVPAIENTHRILHIHKNVPGVLSEINSALSSKNINIVGQYLKTNDQIGYVVLDVDSKLSQEAFSLLKDVNHTIKTRMLY from the coding sequence ATGAGCCAAAAGAAATTAACGAGTTACCCAAAAGAGAAGATCAATATCCTTTTGCTGGAAAACATCAGTGACGCCGCGGTGGCAGAGTTCAAGGAGGCGGGGTATGTGAATACCCGGAAAGTCACGGGAGCCCTCAGCGAGGAAGACCTGATCCGCGAAGTGAAAGACGTTCATCTGCTGGGCATCCGCTCCAAGACCCAGGTCACCGCCAAAGTGCTCGAGGCCGCCAAGAAGCTCCAGGGCATCGGCTGCTTCTGTATCGGCACCAACCAGGTAGACCTGAAAAGCGCCACCGAGCATGGTGTGGCCGTTTTCAACGCTCCGTATTCCAACACCCGCTCCGTAGCGGAACTGGTGATCGGCCTGTCGATCCTGCTCATCCGCCGCATCCCCGACAAAAACGCCGCCGCCCACAAAGGCATCTGGATGAAAGAAGCCACCGGCAGCTATGAGCTCCGCGGCAAAACCATCGGTATCGTCGGCTACGGCAACATCGGCAGCCAGGTGAGCGTGCTCGCGGAAGCACTGGGCATGAACGTCCTCTATTACGACGTGGAAACCAAACTGCCCCTGGGCAACGCCACACAGATCCGCACCATCAAAGACCTGTTCTCACAGTCAGACATCATTTCCCTGCACGTACCGTCTAACCGCAGCACGGCAGATATGATCAATAAAGAAACCCTCAAGCACGTCAAAAAAGGCGCGATCTTCCTCAACTACGCACGCGGCGAAGTAGTGGTGCTCGAAGACCTCCGCGATGCGCTCGAAAAAGGGCAGCTGTCCGGCGCAGCGGTAGACGTGTTCCCGGTAGAGCCGGAAAAGAACGGCGCCGCCTTCACAACGCCGCTCCAGGGCCTGGCCAACGTGATCCTCACCCCGCACATCGGCGGCAGCACCGAGGAAGCGCAGCACAACATCGGGCTGGACGTGTCCTCCAAAATGCTGAATTACCTCGAAAAAGGCGCCAGCTTCGGTTCGCATACCGTGCCGGCACTGAGCGTTCCCGCCATCGAGAACACCCATCGCATCCTGCACATCCACAAAAACGTGCCGGGCGTACTGTCGGAAATCAACAGCGCGCTGTCGTCCAAAAACATCAACATCGTGGGCCAGTACCTCAAAACCAACGACCAGATCGGTTACGTGGTGCTGGACGTGGATTCCAAGCTTTCCCAGGAAGCGTTTTCCCTCCTCAAGGATGTAAACCATACGATCAAGACCCGCATGCTGTATTGA
- a CDS encoding serine hydrolase domain-containing protein: protein MLLAISGLFIYSGCSSSSASRKDEKKAPAKTSEYTLGLSEEAVQAILADPRNKRISREVEDLIRHRLPASSFSGAVLVAKKGVVLYEHYQGLESHATKIPVSDSSSFQLASVSKTFTGMAVLSLVERGKLSLEDPVTKWWPDFPYLGVTVRTLLNHRSGLPNYLYFCDSLNKDKTHFLTNEEVINLMIVHKPASQYQPDRHFSYCNTNYLILSAIIEKVSGQKYADYLQQTFFGPLEMTHTFVANPTLAPRTGQTVSHLSNWRPEADNSFDGVTGDKGIYSTVRDMLKWDQAIYSGKLFKPETLAEAYKPYSNEKPGVRNYGLGWRLMTYPDSARKIVYHNGWWHGNNTVFYRFVQDSTTLVILGNRYNRGIYQAVRPLRQVLGHGDGEEAGEE, encoded by the coding sequence GTGTTATTAGCCATATCTGGCTTATTTATATATTCCGGTTGCAGCAGCAGCTCCGCCAGCCGGAAAGATGAAAAGAAGGCTCCGGCCAAAACGTCTGAATACACCCTCGGGCTCTCCGAAGAAGCGGTACAAGCCATTCTCGCCGATCCCCGCAACAAGCGGATCAGCCGGGAAGTGGAAGACCTGATCAGACATCGCCTGCCAGCCTCCTCTTTCAGCGGCGCCGTGCTCGTCGCCAAAAAAGGCGTAGTGCTCTACGAACACTACCAGGGCCTCGAAAGCCACGCCACCAAAATCCCGGTATCCGACTCCTCCTCCTTCCAACTCGCGTCCGTCTCCAAAACCTTCACCGGTATGGCCGTACTGTCGCTCGTGGAAAGAGGGAAATTGTCGCTCGAAGACCCCGTCACCAAATGGTGGCCGGATTTTCCGTACCTCGGCGTCACCGTCCGCACCCTGCTCAACCACCGGAGCGGGCTTCCCAATTATCTTTACTTCTGCGACAGCCTGAATAAAGACAAAACGCATTTCCTTACCAACGAGGAAGTCATCAACCTCATGATCGTCCACAAACCGGCGTCGCAATACCAGCCCGACCGGCATTTCAGCTATTGCAACACCAATTATCTCATCCTGTCTGCCATCATCGAAAAAGTGAGTGGCCAGAAATATGCGGATTACCTCCAGCAGACGTTCTTCGGCCCCCTCGAAATGACGCACACTTTCGTGGCAAACCCTACCCTCGCGCCGCGGACCGGCCAAACCGTTTCCCACCTTTCCAACTGGCGTCCGGAAGCGGATAATAGTTTCGACGGCGTTACGGGCGACAAAGGCATCTACTCCACCGTCCGTGATATGCTGAAGTGGGACCAGGCCATCTATTCCGGGAAGCTTTTCAAGCCTGAAACGCTCGCGGAAGCCTACAAGCCGTATTCCAACGAAAAGCCCGGCGTGCGCAACTACGGCCTCGGCTGGCGCCTCATGACGTATCCCGACAGTGCCCGCAAGATCGTGTACCACAACGGATGGTGGCATGGCAACAATACCGTGTTCTACCGTTTTGTGCAGGACAGCACTACCCTCGTGATCCTCGGCAACCGTTATAACCGCGGCATTTACCAGGCCGTTCGCCCGCTGCGGCAGGTGCTGGGCCATGGCGACGGTGAAGAAGCCGGCGAAGAGTAA
- a CDS encoding DUF4260 domain-containing protein has product MSKLIKLEEVAMFLLAMLMFEQQCTLSWWWFFGCLLLPDLSMLGYLGGPRTGAWVYNFFHHKGVALLAYFAGTWFAFEPLAFAGIVLFAHSSLDRVFGYGLKLATGFQDTHLGRIGKK; this is encoded by the coding sequence ATGTCCAAATTGATAAAACTGGAGGAAGTGGCGATGTTCCTGCTCGCCATGCTGATGTTCGAACAACAGTGCACGTTATCGTGGTGGTGGTTTTTCGGTTGCCTTTTATTGCCCGACCTGAGTATGCTCGGGTACCTGGGCGGCCCGCGCACCGGCGCCTGGGTGTACAATTTCTTCCATCATAAGGGTGTTGCCCTGCTGGCTTACTTTGCCGGCACCTGGTTCGCTTTCGAGCCCCTGGCGTTTGCAGGGATCGTTTTATTCGCCCATTCCTCGCTCGACCGTGTGTTCGGTTACGGCCTGAAACTGGCTACCGGCTTCCAGGATACGCACCTGGGAAGGATCGGGAAGAAGTAA